In a genomic window of Zingiber officinale cultivar Zhangliang chromosome 9B, Zo_v1.1, whole genome shotgun sequence:
- the LOC122025031 gene encoding uncharacterized protein At5g19025-like isoform X1, whose protein sequence is MFLRPFPSYFRPAARRHSSSSSSKSSRRHSSASRGGGSDHHHLLPSISICATCKNSPSAATLDLLILLLALFCSAFLVASSLAHVFRSLALLLPASSFRHASHPYLVTLLLLFLAASLAVAVLSCSRPCFFPWFLRRRCSRPRCRGLKKALEFDVQLQTEECIRSPDLAQTAAWKEIDDLPWKGGQQGNNPDYECLRVELRRMAPSNGRAVLLFRARCGCPLAKLEAWGPKRSRRNKKGLANTAGGGG, encoded by the coding sequence ATGTTCCTCCGCCCGTTCCCATCCTACTTCCGCCCTGCCGCTCGCCGCcactcctcctcttcctcctccaaaTCGTCGAGGCGCCACTCCTCGGCCTCCCGCGGAGGTGGAAGCGACCACCATCATCTCCTCCCCAGCATCTCCATCTGCGCCACCTGCAAGAACTCCCCCTCCGCCGCCACCCTCGACCTTCTCATCCTCCTCCTCGCCCTCTTCTGCTCCGCCTTCCTCGTCGCCTCCTCCCTCGCCCACGTCTTCCGATCCCTCGCACTCCTCCTCCCCGCCTCCTCTTTCCGCCACGCATCCCACCCCTACCTCGtcaccctcctcctcctcttccttgccgccTCCCTCGCCGTCGCCGTGCTATCCTGCTCCCGACCCTGCTTCTTCCCCTGGTTCCTCCGTCGACGCTGCAGCAGGCCTCGCTGCCGCGGCCTCAAGAAGGCCCTCGAGTTCGATGTCCAGCTGCAGACCGAGGAGTGCATTCGCTCGCCCGACCTTGCGCAAACCGCCGCCTGGAAGGAGATCGACGATCTTCCCTGGAAGGGCGGACAGCAAGGGAACAATCCTGATTACGAATGCCTGCGAGTGGAGCTGAGGAGGATGGCTCCGTCCAATGGCCGTGCCGTGCTGCTCTTCCGCGCACGGTGTGGTTGTCCACTTGCGAAACTCGAGGCCTGGGGACCCAAGCGAAGCCGCCGGAACAAGAA
- the LOC122025031 gene encoding uncharacterized protein At5g19025-like isoform X2 — MFLRPFPSYFRPAARRHSSSSSSKSSRRHSSASRGGGSDHHHLLPSISICATCKNSPSAATLDLLILLLALFCSAFLVASSLAHVFRSLALLLPASSFRHASHPYLVTLLLLFLAASLAVAVLSCSRPCFFPWFLRRRCSRPRCRGLKKALEFDVQLQTEECIRSPDLAQTAAWKEIDDLPWKGGQQGNNPDYECLRVELRRMAPSNGRAVLLFRARCGCPLAKLEAWGPKRSRRNKKIREKGMLQL, encoded by the coding sequence ATGTTCCTCCGCCCGTTCCCATCCTACTTCCGCCCTGCCGCTCGCCGCcactcctcctcttcctcctccaaaTCGTCGAGGCGCCACTCCTCGGCCTCCCGCGGAGGTGGAAGCGACCACCATCATCTCCTCCCCAGCATCTCCATCTGCGCCACCTGCAAGAACTCCCCCTCCGCCGCCACCCTCGACCTTCTCATCCTCCTCCTCGCCCTCTTCTGCTCCGCCTTCCTCGTCGCCTCCTCCCTCGCCCACGTCTTCCGATCCCTCGCACTCCTCCTCCCCGCCTCCTCTTTCCGCCACGCATCCCACCCCTACCTCGtcaccctcctcctcctcttccttgccgccTCCCTCGCCGTCGCCGTGCTATCCTGCTCCCGACCCTGCTTCTTCCCCTGGTTCCTCCGTCGACGCTGCAGCAGGCCTCGCTGCCGCGGCCTCAAGAAGGCCCTCGAGTTCGATGTCCAGCTGCAGACCGAGGAGTGCATTCGCTCGCCCGACCTTGCGCAAACCGCCGCCTGGAAGGAGATCGACGATCTTCCCTGGAAGGGCGGACAGCAAGGGAACAATCCTGATTACGAATGCCTGCGAGTGGAGCTGAGGAGGATGGCTCCGTCCAATGGCCGTGCCGTGCTGCTCTTCCGCGCACGGTGTGGTTGTCCACTTGCGAAACTCGAGGCCTGGGGACCCAAGCGAAGCCGCCGGAACAAGAA